One Serratia liquefaciens genomic window, CATAGGGTCCAATGGGACCTATGCCGCAAAACAAAGCGTTACGGCAACCAAAACCAGCACGCCATTAATCAAAACTCCCCAGTCTATTTCCGTTATTACGGAAGAAGAATTACAAACCAAACGCCCCGCCACCATTAAAAATGCGCTCAACTACACGCCGGGTGTAGTTACAGGCAATAGCGGCAGTTCGAGCATATTTGATAGCGTCATGATCCGTGGTTTCAATAATGTCAGCCAGAATATCTATTTGGACGGTTTGAAATTACAGGGGGATATGTATGCCGACAGCAAAGTGGATCCGTATTTTTTACAGCGGGTAGAAGTTTTGCGTGGTCCGGCCTCGGTGCTGTATGGCAAAAGCAATCCCGGCGGTGTTATTTCCAGCGTCAGCAAGCGTCCACAAAAACAGCCATTACATGAATTACAACTGCAGGCCGGCAATCATCATGAATGGAAAACCCAATTCGATTTCAGCGACGCTCTTGATGATGAAGAAGCCTTGGCTTACCGCTTAACCGGTAATTATTACGAAGCGCATAGCCAGCAAAAAGGGGAGCGGGAAAAACGCTATGCCATTGCGCCTTCTTTGCTTTGGCAACCTTCAGAAAAAACATCACTGTTATTCCAGCTGTCTTTGCAAAACGAGCCACGCACCGGTTATTACGGCTGGCTACCGAGTGAAGGAACTTTAACTTCCGGTGAATTCGGCAAATTCTCCCCTTCGTTTAACGAGGGCGAGCCCAGCTTTAACCGTTTCGAACGCCAGCAGCGTATGGTGGGCTATCAGCTCGATCATGCCTTCAACGATACCTGGTCCTTCCATCAGGCCGTCCGCTATCAGCATACCAAGGTCAACTGGCGCAGCATCTATGGCAACGGCCTTTGCAACCCAATGACCTGCATGGGGGTTGCTCCTCAGCAGTATGGCACCACATTGTCCCGCGCAGCGATAGTCAGCGACGAGAGATTGAATGGGTTAACCACCGATACCCGGCTGGAAGGGAAACTGAACGCCGGCAGTTGGCGCCACACCCTGTTGATGGGGATCGACTATTCGCAGCTGCGTAACGATCTGCAAAACAAGATGGGCTCTGCCGCGCCGCTCAATCTGGTAAACCCGCAGTATGGTAACCATGATGTGCTTTATTTTGGCGACACCCATACGATTAACAAAAACCACCAGTTAGGCACTTATCTGCAGGATCAGGCCGAATGGCAGAACTGGGTATTCACGCTGGGCGGCCGCTTTGACCACAGCGTCGTAAAAACCCACGAAAGCAGTAATATAACCGGCGCAGGATCCTCATCCAGCATCACGGATAATGAATTCACCTGGCGTGGCGGCGTTAATTATGTCTTCAATAACGGCATCGCACCTTACGTGAGCTATAGCGAATCATTTGAACCCAATAGCGGCAACAGTTTATCAGGCCAGGCTTTCAAGCCTTCCCGTGGGAAGCAATATGAAGCCGGAATTAAATTCATCCCTGATAACGCACCGGTTTCTGCTTCTATCGCCGCATTCCAACTGACCAAAGACAATAATTTGCGCCGGGATGCCCTTAACCCTTATTACAATGTGCAAGAGGGTAAAATTCGCTCTCGCGGCATTGAAATTGAAGGCAAGGCCGCACTCACCTATAACCTTAATTTAATCGCAAGCTATACCTATACTAATGCTGAGTTCCGCGATAACTCCGGTAATAATGGCCATACTCCCGCCATGGTGCCTAAACATATGGCTAATTTGTGGACCGATTACACCTTTAATCAAGGCTGGTTAAATGGGCTGAGCCTCGGCGGCGGCGCACGTTATGTGTCCAGCACCCCAGGTGACGACGGCAATAATTTCAAAGTCCCGAGCTATACGGTTTTTGACACCGCCATAAAATATCAACTGGACAATATTCCCGGACTGGAAAACGCAGAAATTGCTTTAAACGTAAACAATCTTTTTGATAAACACTATGTTTCCTCTTGCTTTACCAATAATACCTGTTCATGGGGTGCAGAACGGCAAATCCTCACCACGTTAACGCTACATTGGTAATAACACTCGATTACAGAATTATTCTTTTCAAATTACATTGAGCTATTTGTCGTGCCTTAGCGATGGCGTTTAATTTTCGCCATTTTATTTCTTGGTCAATCTTGGCCAAGAAACCTTATTTATATTCCTCAGGGGAGTTATTATGAGTAGTCATCAAACGGGGGCCGGTAAGCCTGGTCCTATCGGGCGACTGCTGCGGCCTATACGTGGGAGCCTTATTGTCGCCGGGGTACTGGCAGCTATCGGCACAATATTCACGCTGGTGCCGTTGGCGGGCATTGCCCATATTGCCGTCATTGTTTTGGGTCATCAGGAACAAACAGGAGCCGCTACTCCGTTTCTGGCGGCGGGTGGGATTGGCGACAGCGTCGTCGTCTGCCTGGTCAGCCTGTTTGTCGGCTTAATCATTGTCACCCTGGCCGAAGTGCTCGCACACCTGGCCGATAACCGCATTACCCACGGCCTGCGCATTACGGCGGCCCGACGCCTGGCGCAGGTGCCCCTGGGGTGGTTTAGCGACCGTGCTTCAGGCGAAGTGAAACAGGCGATGCAGGACGATATTGGCACCCTGCACGATCTCACCGCCCACTTTTTCACCACCCTGGGACGCACAATCGGCGCGATGCTGATCTCGGTTATCTACATGTTCATCATGGACTGGCGGATGGCGATCGTCTCGATTATTCCTTTCTTCCTGTTCTTCTTCATTTTCGGCAAGGCTCAAAAAGCCGGCGCGCCCCATATGGGCGAGTTTGTTAAGGGGTTAGGCCGTATCAATAATGCCGTGGCCGAATTCGTTAACGGCATCCCGGTGATCAAAACCTTCAGCGGCGGCGGCAAAGCGCACAGCAGCTACCGTAAAGCGATCGCCTCCTTTACTCAGGTATTCACCCGTACCATGAGCCCGGTGATCAAGACCATAGCGCTGGCGAATGCCATCGTTGCTCCGGTGACCGTATTGGGTGTGGTGTTGGTTTTCGGTACCTTGTTTGTAGCACTGGGCTGGCTTGAACCGCTTAACGTCTTGCCGTTCGCCCTGGTCGCGCCGGGTATTTCCGCCCCGCTGCTGTTAATGGGCTTTATTACCCACGGCCTGCGTAATGCCACAGGGGCGGCGGAACGCATACAATCGCTGCTGGATACGCCAATCCTCACGCAGCCAGAGAGGCAACCCGTGCTGCAAGATGCGGAGATCCGTTTCGAGCAAACGGGCTATTCCTACAATAGTGACGGTCACGTGCTGGCAGACATCAACCTCAGCCTGAAACCCGGCAGCGTAACCGCCATCGTCGGCCCATCCGGCGCGGGTAAATCCACCCTGGCGCGCTTGCTGTTACGTTTCTTCGACCCGACCCAAGGACGCATTACGCTCGGCGGTGTCGATCTGCGCGAATTGAGCTCTACCCTGCTTTATCAACACATTGGTTTCGTGCTGCAGGAAGTGAAGCTGATCCACGCCAGCCTGCGAGAAAACATTGCGTTGGGTCGCCCCAATGCCAGCATGCAGGAAATCGAAGCCGCTGCCATGGCAGCCAATATTCACGATCATATCCTGAGCTTGCCACGAGGTTACGACTCGGTAGTCGGAGAGGATGCAAAACTCTCCGGGGGTGAACAGCAGCGCGTAAGCATCGCGCGCGCCGTGTTGTTGAACCCACCGATTTTGGTGCTGGATGAAGCCACCGCCGCCGCTGACGCGGAGAACGAATACCTGATTCAGGAAGCCCTTTCCAACTTTGCCAAAAATCGCACGTTGCTGGTGATTGCCCACAGGTTAGACACCATCATGCACGCCGACCATATCGTTGTGCTTGAGGACGGCACGATCCGCGAACAAGGCAACCATGCCGAGTTGTTGGCCGGCCAAGGCCGTTATGCTCGTCTCTGGGCTGCGGGGGGTTACGAAAACATGACGAAACAGGCGGATCAACCATGTTAAAAACATTTATGCAGTTGCTCGGCAACGATGCTCCCATATTCCGTCGTTATATCGGCATGGCCGCGCTTTACGGTGTGTGTTGCGGCCTGACGGTCACCACCTTGGTACCTGTTGTCGGCAACCTGCTGCAAGGTGAAGTCTACACGGCGGCCGGTTGGCTGATGGCGCTTTTCGCCGGCGTACTTTTGAGCTGGCTGTTGCGCAGACGCGTCGATTTTGCCGGCATGAACGTAGGCTCATCGCTGTTACTGACGGCCCGTCAACGCATTGGCGACCATGTGGCTACCTTGCCTATCGGCTGGTTCACTCCTGATAATACGGCGCGACTCAGCCATGTGGTTTCTCAGGGGATGATGGATGTGGCGCAACTCCCGGCGCACCTTTTTACACCAATTGTCAGCGGTGTTGTCACGCCGCTGGTACTGGTGATAGCGCTTTGCACCTTGCAGTGGCAAATGGGGCTGCTGGCGCTGGCGGCCCTGCCCCTGATTGCCGGTATTTTCCTGCTCTCGGCCCGGCTCGGTACTCAGGCTGACGAAGCCTTCCATCAGGCATCCGCCCACACCAGCCAACGTATGGTGGAGTTTGCGCAGGCACAGTCAGTACTGCGCGCCTTCAACGGTGAAGGCAGCGGGACCCGTTTCCTCGAACAGGCCATCGATCGGCAGTATCAGTCAGGCAAGCGGCTTATTTATATCTCCACCGCCTCTGTGGTGTTCAACTCCTGGGTAGTGCAACTGGTGTTTGCCACCCTGTTGGTCACCGGGGCAACGCTACTGAGTCACACCCAGGGGAGCCTGCCGGCTATCGGTAACGCGGTGGGAACGGTGATCGCCCTGATGCTGGTTAGCCGCTTTATCGACCCGTTGCTGGACGTTGCCAGCTATGGCGAAGCCCTGAGAAACGCTCGTGGCCAGTTAAATGCCGTCAGCGAAATTTTAGCCATTACCCCCTTGCCGGAACCACAGCAGGCTCAGCAGCCGAACGACGCTTCGCTGGAGTTGCGCGATGTTTCGTTCAGCTATTCGCCAGAACAGGCTGCCGTACTGCGCGGGGTCAGCTTTAAGGTTGAACCCGGCACAATGACCGCACTGGTTGGCGCATCCGGCTCGGGTAAAACCAGTTTGGTTCGTTTGATTGCGCGTTTCTTTGACGTCACGGGCGGGGCAGTGATGATTGGCGGAGCCGACGTACGCCAGATCCCTAACGAACAATTGACGGATCAGATCAGCCAGATTTTCCAAAATACCTATCTGTTCCAGGGCAGCATTGGCGAAAACATCCGTCTGGGTAAGCCGACGGCCAGCGATGAGGAAGTGTTGATGGCCATCGAACAGGCCGGGGCGGCGGAAATCATCGAACGGCTGCCCCAGGGGCTGGATACCCCGGTTGGGGAAGGCGGCGCTCGGCTTTCCGGCGGCGAGCGCCAGCGTATTTCTATCGCCCGTGCGCTGATTAAAGACGCCCCTGTTCTGCTGGTTGATGAAGCGACTGCGGCACTGGATCCCGAGAATCAAGCGATCATCGCCGACACCCTTGCACGGCTGCGTGGCAAAAAGACGTTGATTGTCATTGCGCACCAGCTGTCGACGGTAGCGATGGCCGATCAAATCCTGGTGCTGCAAGACGGCGAAATTGCTGAACGCGGCACCCACGCCCAGCTTGAAGCCCTGGGGGGACGCTACGCACACTTCCTGACTCAGCGGCAGCGGACCAAAGGTTGGCGTATTGCCTGACTGAAAACTGAAAAGGCTCCCACGAGGGAGCCTTTTGTCTGGCTATGGCACTGTCCGGGCCAATTAGACGGCAGGCAGCTCAGCCAACGGCCAGCGCGGCCGTACCGAAACGCTCAGTTCCGGATTAGCACCGCTTTTCAGCCGCACCATGCCTGCGTAGGCGATCATCGCGCCATTATCGGTACAGAACTCCGGTCGGGCGTAAAACACTTCACCGCCGCGCTTATGCATCATTTCTGCCAGCTTGGTTCGCAGCGTACGGTTGGCGCTGACGCCACCGGCCATCACCAGACGTTTAAAGCCGGTTTGTTCCAGCGCGCGTTTGCATTTGATCGCCAGCGTATCCACCACCGCATCTTCAAACGCCCGGGCAATGTCAGCACGCGTCTGATCGTCATTGCCGTTGGAGCGAATGGTATTGGCGGCAAAGGTCTTCAGCCCGGAGAAGCTGAAATCCAGCCCTG contains:
- a CDS encoding ABC transporter ATP-binding protein gives rise to the protein MLKTFMQLLGNDAPIFRRYIGMAALYGVCCGLTVTTLVPVVGNLLQGEVYTAAGWLMALFAGVLLSWLLRRRVDFAGMNVGSSLLLTARQRIGDHVATLPIGWFTPDNTARLSHVVSQGMMDVAQLPAHLFTPIVSGVVTPLVLVIALCTLQWQMGLLALAALPLIAGIFLLSARLGTQADEAFHQASAHTSQRMVEFAQAQSVLRAFNGEGSGTRFLEQAIDRQYQSGKRLIYISTASVVFNSWVVQLVFATLLVTGATLLSHTQGSLPAIGNAVGTVIALMLVSRFIDPLLDVASYGEALRNARGQLNAVSEILAITPLPEPQQAQQPNDASLELRDVSFSYSPEQAAVLRGVSFKVEPGTMTALVGASGSGKTSLVRLIARFFDVTGGAVMIGGADVRQIPNEQLTDQISQIFQNTYLFQGSIGENIRLGKPTASDEEVLMAIEQAGAAEIIERLPQGLDTPVGEGGARLSGGERQRISIARALIKDAPVLLVDEATAALDPENQAIIADTLARLRGKKTLIVIAHQLSTVAMADQILVLQDGEIAERGTHAQLEALGGRYAHFLTQRQRTKGWRIA
- a CDS encoding ABC transporter ATP-binding protein — protein: MSSHQTGAGKPGPIGRLLRPIRGSLIVAGVLAAIGTIFTLVPLAGIAHIAVIVLGHQEQTGAATPFLAAGGIGDSVVVCLVSLFVGLIIVTLAEVLAHLADNRITHGLRITAARRLAQVPLGWFSDRASGEVKQAMQDDIGTLHDLTAHFFTTLGRTIGAMLISVIYMFIMDWRMAIVSIIPFFLFFFIFGKAQKAGAPHMGEFVKGLGRINNAVAEFVNGIPVIKTFSGGGKAHSSYRKAIASFTQVFTRTMSPVIKTIALANAIVAPVTVLGVVLVFGTLFVALGWLEPLNVLPFALVAPGISAPLLLMGFITHGLRNATGAAERIQSLLDTPILTQPERQPVLQDAEIRFEQTGYSYNSDGHVLADINLSLKPGSVTAIVGPSGAGKSTLARLLLRFFDPTQGRITLGGVDLRELSSTLLYQHIGFVLQEVKLIHASLRENIALGRPNASMQEIEAAAMAANIHDHILSLPRGYDSVVGEDAKLSGGEQQRVSIARAVLLNPPILVLDEATAAADAENEYLIQEALSNFAKNRTLLVIAHRLDTIMHADHIVVLEDGTIREQGNHAELLAGQGRYARLWAAGGYENMTKQADQPC
- the fhuA gene encoding ferrichrome porin FhuA translates to MPMKTIRRLIIKQPNLFMLLAGICTSSLAYAAGENESVITVYDEGNTAEEAIGSNGTYAAKQSVTATKTSTPLIKTPQSISVITEEELQTKRPATIKNALNYTPGVVTGNSGSSSIFDSVMIRGFNNVSQNIYLDGLKLQGDMYADSKVDPYFLQRVEVLRGPASVLYGKSNPGGVISSVSKRPQKQPLHELQLQAGNHHEWKTQFDFSDALDDEEALAYRLTGNYYEAHSQQKGEREKRYAIAPSLLWQPSEKTSLLFQLSLQNEPRTGYYGWLPSEGTLTSGEFGKFSPSFNEGEPSFNRFERQQRMVGYQLDHAFNDTWSFHQAVRYQHTKVNWRSIYGNGLCNPMTCMGVAPQQYGTTLSRAAIVSDERLNGLTTDTRLEGKLNAGSWRHTLLMGIDYSQLRNDLQNKMGSAAPLNLVNPQYGNHDVLYFGDTHTINKNHQLGTYLQDQAEWQNWVFTLGGRFDHSVVKTHESSNITGAGSSSSITDNEFTWRGGVNYVFNNGIAPYVSYSESFEPNSGNSLSGQAFKPSRGKQYEAGIKFIPDNAPVSASIAAFQLTKDNNLRRDALNPYYNVQEGKIRSRGIEIEGKAALTYNLNLIASYTYTNAEFRDNSGNNGHTPAMVPKHMANLWTDYTFNQGWLNGLSLGGGARYVSSTPGDDGNNFKVPSYTVFDTAIKYQLDNIPGLENAEIALNVNNLFDKHYVSSCFTNNTCSWGAERQILTTLTLHW